One window of the Nicotiana tabacum cultivar K326 chromosome 4, ASM71507v2, whole genome shotgun sequence genome contains the following:
- the LOC107795502 gene encoding uncharacterized protein LOC107795502, with protein sequence MAVQVPKNTPAIFRNFTNTLESSYIFCLPFSPPNPSYHYPILRNSSSLVKIIPLLSELANSQETLEETRNKGVVLALYEALSSRDVDKVQKLLASDLEWWFHGPPSHQFLMRILTGTAKSDTDLFQFIPQTIDAFGSTVLVEGCDPDRSITWVHAWTVTDGIITQVREYFNTSLTVTRLSNNNNTDFSSIAPRHCPSLWESSLPNRVGKSVPGLVLAL encoded by the exons ATGG CCGTTCAGGTTCCCAAAAACACCCCTGCCATTTTCCGTAATTTCACCAATACCCTTGAATCCTCCTATATATTCTGTCTACCCTTCTCCCCTCCAAATCCATCTTATCACTACCCAATTCTCAGAAACTCCTCTTCTCTTGTAAAAATTATACCTCTTTTATCGGAACTGGCTAACTCTCAGGAAACTCTGGAAGAAACTAGAAACAAAGGGGTGGTGCTCGCCCTATATGAAGCCTTGAGCTCACGTGACGTTGACAAGGTCCAGAAACTTCTGGCCTCTGATCTTGAGTGGTGGTTCCATGGTCCACCTTCCCACCAGTTTTTGATGCGCATCCTCACTGGCACTGCCAAGTCGGACACCGACCTTTTCCAGTTCATTCCTCAGACCATTGACGCCTTTGGCTCCACTGTACTCGTCGAAGGCTGTGATCCTGACCGTTCAATTACTTGGGTTCACGCTTGGACTGTCACTGATGGGATAATTACTCAGGTTAGAGAGTATTTCAACACCTCTCTTACCGTCACCCGACTCAGCAATAATAATAATACGGATTTTTCATCTATTGCCCCCCGCCATTGTCCCTCTCTTTGGGAGAGCAGCCTTCCCAATCGGGTCGGTAAGTCGGTTCCGGGTCTCGTCCTTGCCCTTTGA